From Pan troglodytes isolate AG18354 chromosome 11, NHGRI_mPanTro3-v2.0_pri, whole genome shotgun sequence, the proteins below share one genomic window:
- the MTRNR2L14 gene encoding MTRNR2-like 14, translated as MAPRGFSCLLLSTSEIDLPVKRRA; from the coding sequence ATGGCTCCACGAGGGTTCAGCTGTCTCTTACTTTCAACCAGTGAAATTGACCTACCCGTGAAGAGGCGGGCATAA